The Aerococcus loyolae genome contains the following window.
TTGGTTAACCCCTCAATTAAAGGAGCAGCGGTTACCACCGTTTCAGCCATAATAATCCGGCCTTCACTGGCTTGAATACTTTTTTTGAGCTCATCCTTAGTGAAGTTTTTAACTTCACTGGGAAAAGCACTTATCAAACGTTTCATAAATCGACTTCCCACCTATCTAAGAAAAATCTGAATTACCTGCAGCATTTATAATAATTGAAAAAAGTAAGCATCTCAATATCTTTTTAGTTAATAATAAAAAGCGTGTGACAGTCACAACTATGGCCTTGTCTCCTATGACCGGAACAGATTTGGATTAGAGTGTAAATAAAAAAGAATGGAAGTTTCATCCATCCTTTCAAAAATTTTAACGATTATCGGGTGAATACTTCTCTTCAATACCACTAAACCAATAAGAGAAGATAACCCCCGCCACAAACATTACTATGGCCAAAATTAAGGTAGTCATAAAACTCAAGCCTGTTTCCATTAAGCCTTCTGGGGTAAAGGCTGGAAAGACCACGGTTGGAAAGATGGCTAAAGAAGAACCGATCACAGTTCCTAAAATAAAGTGGTACATCTTGGCATAGTAGTGGTCAAAGAGCCAGTTGGCCACTTTGGCTAAGGCCAGGACACAGAGAATAGCACCGAGGCCTAGAGGAATAATGACGCCCATGTTTAAGTGAGAAATTCCCGCTGACATCTTTTCGTATAAGCCAAAGTAAATCAAGAAATTACTTGGACTCATGCCTGGAACAATAACGCCTAAACCGATCAAGGCCCCAGAAAATAACCAAACCCCAAAACTAGGTGTTAAGTGAGAAAAATGTTGGCCTCCAAAGACCATTAAGGCAAATAAGGCCAAGGCAGTCAGACCCATGACCAGGTAATCGGCTGTGCTTCGCCCTTCTTGACCGGCCTGTTTAAAGAGAGAAGGAAAGGTTCCTACCACAAAACCGATAAAGAGGCAGGTAAAGAGGGCCTCATAAGAACCAAAGGCCTTCATGACGAAGAAGGAAAAGAGAATAATCCCGATGACAAAACCGATACCTACCGGGATAAAATAGCGAACATTTTGCCAAAATTTATGGGTAATATTTCCTAAGAAATTCAGTAATTTATCATAAATACCAAAAATTACGGCCAAAACCCCGCCGGATAAGCCCGGTAGTATCCCACCAATACCAACAAAAGCCCCTTTGACCAAGCGTAACCACCAGTCCTTTGAAAAGACTTTGTCTTCATTTTCAATATCATTCTTATGTGAATCAGTCATTAAAATGCCTCCAAATTAATCATTAATTTCACTATTATAACCGAAATTCAGCCGTATAGGCTATTTTTGAGTAAAATTAAACTTTCTTTAAAGAGTAGGCCGATTCGCCCAACTAAGATTTACTCTGCCCGTAAGGCTTCGACCGGGTCAAGTTTAGAAGCCCGGTTGGCGGGTAGGAGGCCAGAGATAGTAGCAATCACCACGGCAATAGCCAAGCCGATAAGTAGGAATTGCCAAGTAATATCTAACATGGAGACTTGGAATAGCTGGTTTAAGACCTGGTTGGCCAAAGCAGCGAAGGCAATGGCCAAACCTCCCCCTAAAAGTCCGGAGAAAAGACCGATCAAAAAGGATTCAGAAATGAAGATACGGCGAATATCCTTACGCCGTCCTCCAATGGCCTTAATGACCCCAATTTCTTGGGTCCGTTCCACGACACTAATATAAAGGACGGTTAAAATCATAATCGCAGAGACTAATAAAGAAATACCAGCCACACCGATAAGGACAAAGGTGAAGATATCAATCATTTCCGTAAAGGTTTTGACCAAACTTTCGGTGGCCGAGCCCCGATAGCCCATATCCGCGATAGTTTCCTTGATTTGTGGGGTCAGACTCTCATCTTCAGCCAGTAAATACACCACATTGGGCTTAAGGTCAATGTCTTGGTCAGCTGCTAAAGTTTCCAAGTCATCATAATTTAAGTAGACGGTGTCAAAGATTGCCGCTGATCCCATAGTCTCGTCAGCCTGGTAAACGCCAGAAATAGTAAAATCTGCTTTGAGATCTTTTTGTTTCAAAGTCAACTTGAGGGTCAGCTTTTGACCGATCGCTGACTGACCAGTATCTTCAGCCAGCTTATCGGCAATCCCTCGACTAACTAAGATTTCTCCCTGTTCGGGTAAATGGCCTTCAGGCAGGTTAGCGGGAGTGATTAATGACGAAATCGTCTGTAAGTTCATGAAGGGGTAGGTCTGATCCTCTTTTTTGAGGTAATCGGTTCCTAAAGAGAAATTGGTATATCCCACTTCAAGGTTTTCTACTCCCGATATCGCACCAAGCTCTTCAATATTTTCCTGCTCAAAGGCCGGATCTTGAAAATCGGGACTGATAGTGGTTTGGGGAAGATTTTGTCCCTCGTTTGACCCGCTGCGCTCTTCCATGCTTTGCATTTCTGGATTATTCATAGGCATGCGGACTTCAGTCACCTGGGGATTGACCTGGCTTTCCATGGTATCCGTCAAATAATTATTGACCCCCGACCCTAAAGCCAGCATCAAAATAATACTCATAATTCCTACTGAAAAACCAAAGGCAATCAAGAGATTACGCGACCACTTAGCCCGCATATTTTTTAAGGCCAGTTGGATAGCTGACCAGAAAGAAAAGGCATTGGAATGGGCTTTCTCCACTTGGGGCAGCTGGCGCATGCCTTGGTAGTTGACCAGTGCCGCTTGGTTTTCACTAATCCTTTCATCGGCAATGATTTCGCCGTCGCCAATTCTGACCAAGCGGCTAGCAATCCCAGCCACTGCTTGGGAATGGGTGACGATGAGAACTAATTTTCC
Protein-coding sequences here:
- a CDS encoding DUF368 domain-containing protein, which gives rise to MTDSHKNDIENEDKVFSKDWWLRLVKGAFVGIGGILPGLSGGVLAVIFGIYDKLLNFLGNITHKFWQNVRYFIPVGIGFVIGIILFSFFVMKAFGSYEALFTCLFIGFVVGTFPSLFKQAGQEGRSTADYLVMGLTALALFALMVFGGQHFSHLTPSFGVWLFSGALIGLGVIVPGMSPSNFLIYFGLYEKMSAGISHLNMGVIIPLGLGAILCVLALAKVANWLFDHYYAKMYHFILGTVIGSSLAIFPTVVFPAFTPEGLMETGLSFMTTLILAIVMFVAGVIFSYWFSGIEEKYSPDNR
- a CDS encoding ABC transporter ATP-binding protein/permease, whose protein sequence is MAILSLNAVNKYYSLANGDQFHALKDINLDFEAGELVAIVGESGSGKSTLMNLIGGLDTDFTGEILIEGENIADFKERDLVNYHKDKIGFVFQNFNLISHLSVLENVALAMNLSNIPKSKREKQAKTVLEQLGLGQQIHKRPNQLSGGQKQRVAIARALVNNPEIIIADEPTGALDSQTADAVLDIFKAIATSGKLVLIVTHSQAVAGIASRLVRIGDGEIIADERISENQAALVNYQGMRQLPQVEKAHSNAFSFWSAIQLALKNMRAKWSRNLLIAFGFSVGIMSIILMLALGSGVNNYLTDTMESQVNPQVTEVRMPMNNPEMQSMEERSGSNEGQNLPQTTISPDFQDPAFEQENIEELGAISGVENLEVGYTNFSLGTDYLKKEDQTYPFMNLQTISSLITPANLPEGHLPEQGEILVSRGIADKLAEDTGQSAIGQKLTLKLTLKQKDLKADFTISGVYQADETMGSAAIFDTVYLNYDDLETLAADQDIDLKPNVVYLLAEDESLTPQIKETIADMGYRGSATESLVKTFTEMIDIFTFVLIGVAGISLLVSAIMILTVLYISVVERTQEIGVIKAIGGRRKDIRRIFISESFLIGLFSGLLGGGLAIAFAALANQVLNQLFQVSMLDITWQFLLIGLAIAVVIATISGLLPANRASKLDPVEALRAE